A region of Alosa alosa isolate M-15738 ecotype Scorff River chromosome 17, AALO_Geno_1.1, whole genome shotgun sequence DNA encodes the following proteins:
- the echdc3 gene encoding enoyl-CoA hydratase domain-containing protein 3, mitochondrial: MAQSLLCRVGRVVQAVRWTSHVATRTLSAAAQEEPLTLKEQQDGIRRIILNNPKKRNALSLAMLASLRENIVTGVDSDDLRVIVISARGPVFSSGHDLKELTSVQGREYHTKVFNACSEVMTLIQDIPVPVIAMVNGVATAAGCQLVASCDIAVATEKSTFATPGINVGLFCSTPGVAIGRAVPRKVAMEMLFTGQPVSAQDALRHGLVSRVVADEAALEEATLAMARSVCVASRPVVALGKAAFQRQMAQGRDAAYATASAVMVDNLALHDGQEGIRAFLEKRKPTWSHSTEKAHK, translated from the exons ATGGCACAAAGTCTGCTTTGCCGAGTTGGTCGTGTCGTTCAAGCGGTCAGGTGGACTTCACATGTTGCCACTCGAACGCTTTCTGCAGCAGCACAAGAAGAGCCGCTCACGCTGAAAGAACAACAGGACGGAATCAG GAGAATAATTCTGAACAACCCCAAGAAGAGAAATGCCTTGTCCCTGGCCATGCTTGCATCACTGCGTGAGAACATCGTCACTGGAGTGGACAGCGATGACCTCCGGGTCATCGTCATATCAG cccGAGGTCCAGTGTTTTCTTCTGGCCATGACCTGAAAGAGCTGACGTCGGTCCAAGGCAGAGAGTATCACACCAAAGTGTTTAATGCCTGTTCTGAG GTCATGACGCTCATCCAAGACATTCCGGTGCCTGTCATCGCCATGGTGAATGGGGTCGCCACGGCTGCAGGGTGCCAGCTGGTGGCCAGTTGTGACATTGCCGTGGCGACGGAGAAGTCGACCTTTGCCACGCCGGGGATAAACGTGGGGCTGTTTTGCTCCACCCCTGGAGTGGCCATCGGCCGAGCGGTGCCCAGGAAG GTTGCCATGGAGATGTTGTTCACGGGGCAGCCGGTCTCGGCCCAGGACGCCCTGCGCCACGGCCTGGTGAGCCGCGTGGTGGCGGACGAGGCGGCGCTTGAGGAGGCCACGCTGGCGATGGCGCGGAGCGTGTGCGTGGCCAGCCGCCCGGTGGTGGCGCTGGGCAAGGCGGCGTTCCAGAGGCAGATGGCGCAGGGGCGCGACGCGGCCTACGCCACGGCCTCCGCCGTCATGGTGGACAACCTGGCGCTGCATGACGGCCAGGAGGGCATCAGGGCGTTCCTGGAGAAACGGAAGCCCACGTGGTCACACAGCACGGAGAAGGCACACAAGTGA
- the LOC125310247 gene encoding mucin-5AC, with translation MPTFHCPPDLVTMDIQVQPNLHYGVNGGHESTAGNRARSSDDDTLQFLSREEKECILFFEETIDSLEESLKEEERPAQGQGAALSSGSNTPVEDGSIPPSPVQASTPVTEHPHSRRDSDIIDLVNSTSNHTMPDFQSLAMAPESHFEMKARREPMDNFPSEYHLTASSASTGNGEDGGGSGGYQPPPGSIPTPVLIAQKLAEHQGDASAGTTLPSMLVKRRRSLDSTRPVPATTGMTLPSSPEEAVKQGPPTSAKPTNRNPLLGNRDLNHEVAMRALDRRARMPPMEGGEPPCVRNLPTRSVSFRDPTPDKSRMEALSKLGLVRGRAKSITPTVEPGAEPKHISPTATVTTAATTSSSAPRTEIHTDFNRFGGKSTVVTPSPMPPAAPDALSSPVSPTSADVASRDFNSYGGKTIVVVPTVATSSRGAVDPAPAPAPVPAPAPAPNYPPPLAHFSSQPAKTDTPAAELNSYGGRTKTIVPASALARTDVTDGPASQQQDTRASVQTHSPSPPATVRDAPSNTSNLANANASTSMSATYTSTSHYYGGKSKVINPAPPVVPKVDPHQPEAQAAVQDNRTRARPEVTVSRENSFGSRTRVVVPGRGGGGGARGKSATLPPTTAPKPPSPHRAQPPRLPSPSRVTSKPSFRSQGITVQFSGRGATDDSRREALRKLGLLKNASLL, from the exons ATGCCCACCTTTCACTGTCCCCCTGACTTGGTAACCATGGATATCCAAGTGCAGCCCAACCTCCACTACGGGGTCAACGGAGGTCACGAGAGCACCGCTGGCAACCGTGCACGATCCTCT gatGATGACACGCTGCAGTTTCTGAGTCGGGAGGAGAAAGAATGCATCCTTTTTTTCGAGGAGACTATCGACTCCCTGGAGGAGTCcctaaaggaggaggagaggccagCCCAAGGCCAGGGGGCGGCTCTCTCCTCAGGTAGCAACACACCTGTGGAAGACGGATCCATCCCCCCCAGCCCCGTCCAGGCGTCCACACCTGTGACGGAACACCCGCACAGCCGGCGAGACAGTGACATCATTGACCTGGTCAACTCCACCTCAAACCACACGATGCCAG ATTTCCAGAGTCTGGCCATGGCTCCTGAGTCCCACTTTGAGATGAAGGCCCGGCGAGAGCCGATGGACAACTTCCCCTCGGAGTACCACCTCACCGCATCCAGCGCGTCCACCGGGAACGGAGAGGACGGCGGAGGGAGCGGCGGGTACCAGCCGCCACCGGGGTCCATCCCCACGCCCGTCCTCATCGCCCAGAAGCTGGCGGAGCACCAGGGGGACGCCTCTGCTGGGACCACTCTGCCGTCCATGCTGGTCAAGCGGAGGAGGAGTCTGGACTCCACCCGACCTGTTCCCGCGACGACAGGGATGACGCTGCCATCGTCTCCAGAAGAGGCAGTCAAGCAGGGCCCGCCAACGTCGGCCAAGCCCACAAACAGAAACCCGTTGCTGGGTAACAGGGATTTGAACCACGAAGTTGCCATGCGAGCGCTGGACCGACGCGCGCGCATGCCCCCGATGGAGGGTGGGGAGCCGCCGTGCGTGCGGAACCTGCCCACGCGCAGCGTCTCGTTCCGCGACCCGACGCCGGACAAGTCGCGCATGGAGGCGCTGTCCAAGCTCGGCCTGGTGCGGGGGCGAGCCAAGTCCATCACTCCAACCGTGGAGCCCGGCGCCGAACCCAAACACATATCCCCCACCGCAACAGTCaccaccgccgccaccacctcctcctctgcgCCCAGGACTGAAATCCACACCGATTTTAACCGCTTTGGAGGGAAGTCGACCGTAGTGACCCCTTCGCCGATGCCCCCAGCTGCTCCAGATGCCCTGTCTTCTCCTGTGTCCCCCACCAGCGCAGACGTGGCCTCCAGGGACTTCAACAGCTACGGGGGCAAGACCATCGTGGTGGTGCCAACAGTGGCCACCTCCAGTAGGGGGGCAGTGGACCcagcccctgcccctgcccctgtccCTGCCCCCGCCCCTGCCCCCAACTACCCCCCTCCTCTGGCTCACTTCTCCTCCCAGCCAGCCAAGACGGATACCCCAGCCGCAGAACTCAACAGCTACGGGGGCAGGACAAAGACTATCGTCCCTGCCTCCGCGTTGGCAAGAACGGACGTCACAGATGGTCCAGCGAGCCAGCAGCAGGACACCCGGGCCAGCGTGCAAACCCACTCGCCCTCTCCACCAGCTACCGTCAGGGATGCGCCCTCCAACACCTCCAACCTAGCCAATGCTAACGCTAGCACTAGCATGAGCGCTACTTACACAAGCACCAGCCATTACTATGGAGGTAAGAGTAAAGTGATCAATCCAGCACCACCGGTGGTGCCCAAGGTGGACCCCCACCAGCCTGAAGCCCAGGCGGCAGTCCAAGACAACAGGACCAGAGCCAGACCAGAAGTTACGGTGAGCCGGGAGAACAGCTTTGGCAGCCGCACCCGCGTGGTGGTGCCGGgtcggggtgggggtggtggtgcgcGGGGCAAGTCGGCCACCCTCCCCCCGACGACGGCACCCAAGCCGCCCAGCCCTCACCGAGCGCAGCCCCCGAGGCTGCCGTCGCCGAGCAGGGTCACCAGCAAGCCGTCGTTCCGCTCGCAGGGCATCACCGTCCAGTTCTCCGGCCGCGGCGCCACCGACGACTCCAGACGCGAGGCGCTCCGCAAGCTGGGTCTGCTCAAGAATGCGTCATtactgtga